In Pseudoxanthobacter soli DSM 19599, the sequence GAACCGAGATCGCCTTCGGCGGCGGCGTCACCTCGGTCCGTGGAACTGCGCTCGCGTTGGCGGCACTCATGGTCTTCCTGCTCCGTTCCGCGGGGTGACTGCAATCCGCACCGCAACGAGTCGTCCTGCGGTTGTCAGATTTGCCGCTCCGCGAGCGATATTCAATCGTTCCGTCGTTTGCCGGCGGCGTGCCGCGCCGTCCGCCGGGACCGTCGCCCGCGAAAGCCTCTTTCCGCCGGCGCCCGCCTCCAATCGCAAACCTCGTGCCAGCTTGCCACGGCAGAAAAAACCGCCGCCGCACGGCACTTGGGCTAAACTCGGCGTCGGCGCCGCAGGCCGGCGGATGCCATCCTTTGACCAACTGGACAAGAATTAGGCAGTCGCGCGCCATGACGAACGACGGACGACACGATTCCGCCGCGCTCTCCTCCCCGACCGCATCCACCGGGGCGACGGCCGCGCAACCAGCCCGTGGCCGGACGCGGATCGGCGAGGCGAATATCGAGCGCATTCTCGACGCGGCGACGGAGGTGTTCTCGGCCTACGGCTTCCATGGCGCCCGGATCGGCGACATCGCCGAATCCGCGGGCATGTCGAAGCCCAACCTGCTCTACTATTTCCCGTCCAAGGAAGCGCTCTACACCGCCGCCCTGTCGCAGACGCTCGAGATGTGGGTGGTGCCGCTCGGCGAGATCGACGACGCCCAGGAACCGGCGGATGCCTTGAAAGGCTACATCGTGCGCAAGCTCGAAGCCTCGCGGGCGCGGCCAGCGGCCTCGCGGCTGTTCGCGATGGAAGTCATCCAGGGGGCGCCGAACCTGATGCCGCTGCTGACCGGTCCGCTGCGGGACATGGTGGACGCCAAAGTGGCGACGATGACGCGCTGGATCGAGGCGGGGCGGCTCGCTCCCATCGACCCCTTGCATTTCATCTTCTCGATCTGGGCGACGACGCAGCACTATGCCGACTTCTCGGTGCAGATACGCGCCCTCGCCGGCTCCGATCTGTCGAACGAGGCCTTCTTCAACCGCACCCGCGACGCGCTGCTCGACGTGCTGCTGAAGGGTGTGCTGCCGCGGAAATAATCCGGCCGGCTTGTGTCGTCCGGCCTGTGTCGCACCATCGCCCGAAATCACGTCCGAACGAAAAAAGGCGGCCCCGAGGGACCGCCTTTTCTTTTCTCTGAGCACCGCGACATTCCGAACGCCATGGCCGGTGCGTTCCGGCCATGGCCTCTCGAAGTCCGGCCGGATGGACGTCCTCAGAAGTCCATGCCGCCCATGCCGCCCATACCGCCAGCCGGAAGCGCCGGAGCGTCCTTCTTCGGCTTCTCGGCGATCAGGGCCTCGGTGGTCAGCAGCAGCGAGGAGACCGATGCGGCGTTCTGCAGCGCGGTACGCACCACCTTCGCCGGATCGATGACGCCGATCTTGAAGAGATCGCCGAACTCGCCGGTCTGGGCGTTCCAGCCATAGGCCAGCTCATCGCTCTCCAGCAGCTTGCCGACGATGATCGAGCCATCGGCGCCCGCGTTCTGGGCGATCTGGCGAGCCGGCGCCTGCACGGCGCGGCGGACGATCTCGACGCCGGTCTTCTGGTCGTCGTTGGCGGGCTTCACGCTGTCGAGCGCCTTCAGGGCGCGCAGGAGGGCGAGACCGCCACCCGGCAGGATGC encodes:
- the rutR gene encoding HTH-type transcriptional regulator RutR is translated as MTNDGRHDSAALSSPTASTGATAAQPARGRTRIGEANIERILDAATEVFSAYGFHGARIGDIAESAGMSKPNLLYYFPSKEALYTAALSQTLEMWVVPLGEIDDAQEPADALKGYIVRKLEASRARPAASRLFAMEVIQGAPNLMPLLTGPLRDMVDAKVATMTRWIEAGRLAPIDPLHFIFSIWATTQHYADFSVQIRALAGSDLSNEAFFNRTRDALLDVLLKGVLPRK